ATCCAAGTCTAGGCCATTCTCCAACTAACACAATGAAACTATCACACTTAACAATGTAACACTGGAGAGTCTGTAACACATGGTCCACATACAGATTCCCCCAAGAAATCCTTCATAAATCCAGGATCCAGCCATTACACAAGGACTGCATTTGGTTATCTGGAGTCTTTAGTTTCTTTAATCTGAAGCACATGCCACTCTTTTGTCCTCAGTGAAACTGACAGTTTTGACCAGTGTTTGCAAAGTGTCTTTCAGTGTGGATCTCTCTAGTTGTGTGTCTCATTCTGAATCAGGTGAAAAACGCTGGGTGGAAATTCTACACACAGATGATGGTGAAACTTTCTTAGTGCATAGCCTCAGAGGCAAAGATTATGAGTATGCTTCTGTTTCTGGTGGAGGCTAAGACAAGCACCAGGCCCTGATGGCTCTGGTGCAGGGATGGTATGTTTCGGCATTTGTGCATGGCTGTCAGGCTAGTCTCCTCCTGTTAACAGTTGAACCAGACTCCTTGGGGTTGCTACCTGGAGGTTGTTGAGTCCTGAAAATGGTGTGCTTTGCTCCTGGCCAGATGCCCCTCTCCCAGACAACACTGGCGCCTGTGCTCAGGCACCTGCCCATCTCTGCTGCTAGCATAAATGAACCGTCCAACACAAAATCCCTCCCAATAAATGCTATTCTATTACAAACCCCACTTCCCAAACCTGCACCAGTACCCACAGGTCTCCTGGAAAATTCCGTCTCCTCCTAGCCCAGAATCAGCAGCTGCAACGTGATTCCTCCCCCTACAAGGGCCCCTGGACTGCCCACCCACAATCCTGTTGCTACCCTAGTGCAGTTTCAGCTCCACCCAGAATCAGACACTGGAGCACAAACCTTAGCTCTGCAAACACAGGCTAACAGCCATGGGACACAGGTTAGCTTGGATGGCTCCTCTTGCATCCGGCCTACACTCTCCTTCACGTGTACACACTGAATGCCCGAGACGTCTCCTGGCTGACCTGGATCCATTTCCTCCCTGAAACCTAGATGTGCTCGAGGGCAGCGCCAGGGTCCTGGGACTGGACTCTGAATGTAAAGGAGTAAGACGAGGCCCCTAGTAGAGCTTACTCCACAGTGGCCCCCTACAGACCCTGAGGAGTGTCACTTCATGCGATCCACTAACAAGTTAACTGGTAACAGATTTCAGCTGCACCCAGAATCTGTACGTGGTACACTGTACTCTACCTCTTCTGGGTCTGGGAGTCCTAACAGGGCACAGTCATCCCAGAATCCCTCAAAAGTAAATGCCTACACGGAGAATCCACGGTTCTAAGACAGCATCCTCAGGACCCTAACTGCTTTAGAGAAAGCAAGGGGTCACCTTACACTGCACAGAAAGCATGCATGCCCGAGGAGGCAGCCATGTCCCAGGACTGCCCAGACTCGCCATTCCCACTCACCATCACCTCATGCTCTAGCCTGCACAGAAATCCCCCAGGTACATCCCACCCTTCCTGGAATCTACACCGCTGCTCAGAATAAAAGCTGCCCATGCTACTAACACTAAGACAGGCACATACGCATGGAAACCCATGGAAAAATCACCTTGAACAATACCTATCACTCGCTGCCTGACTGTATTCACTTCTGCTTAACGTTCCCACGCGTACACGGCTAGGTCAGCCACTTTGACTCTTCTGACTCAGGAGCTAGGGCCAAAGGCATTCCCTGTGTCTCAAGCAGCATTTGATCACGACTACTGCCAACAGGATGCTGTGCATGAGAATAAGCTCAAGCTGTTTTATGCACGTCCACTATGACCATGTATGTTCCAAGCTCAAGATGGTGACAAAACACTAATGTCCATTATGGTCTACCTTAGAGAGAGATGTGGCTTCCCCTTATGAATATCTATTGATCTTCAAGTCtagtaagtgaataaataaacactgAGTAAAAACATACCGTTTACATATTTCTGACCAGCTTAAAGGATTTTGAATTCCTTATCCATGCGAAGGAGAGCCTGGGTACAGTGGAGTCATGGCTCATGAATAGACAGGGGCTGACAGTTGGAAAGCATACAGAAATTAGGGTAGAAATGCTCATTACCCACAAGCTGAGGCTGGGAAAAAGGGCAACACAAAGGTGAAAGAGTGAGGGAAGGGTGTAGAAAGCTACAAATGTGCTCACCAGGGCAAGGATTCTCCGGGTGGCTGTGGATTCAGCAGAGGATCTGGGGGGCATACTTCTCCTGTGGATGTGTTGGACCCATTGATTGTGTCTGTATAGGATGAAAACCATGGAGCCACTGGCCCAGGTCATGACCACAGAAAATGAAACCTCAGGCACAATTACCAATCCTGCATGTATTAGGCGTGTGATTTGCCCATGATCTGTAATGAAACAGTGCCCCCAATTTCTAATCTTTGTGATATTTTTCATGCTCCATTTGCTAGACATATGCAAAACATATATAGGattaattaaatttacaagcgTGAATTGGATCCAGACGAGGAAAATGCAAAAGCCAACATTTTGGGGGGCTTTGACTCTAAGATTCTTCCAACAGGAATCCATGGGGCTGATCATGATGGCCTGGAAGACGCTCAAGAAGCAAGTGGTGGCAATGGACACTCCCCTGCTCACTCTCTGAACATACAAAACAAGTCTGCATGCAAAatcattgaaaaaatatttcaaccCAAAAGCTGCCATTGTGTGAGGGACTCCTCTAGAGAGAAGAATCAAGGAGTTGGCAATAGTCAGGTGCTTGAGAATCAAATCTGTAGCCCTCAACCTGCACTCAGTGTGATAAAGAAAGAGGTAACggtaaagaagagagaaattgcCCAGAACTCCAACTACAGTCTGTGACAAAGAGATAATTGCTACTGTCAAATCTCGAGAGTATATTCTGTCATTTAACATGTTTTCCTTTAAGTTCTGGCAACAATCATTCCTCTGTGCAGAAAGGTACATTGAAGATTTTCTGACACTGAGCATAAAGTGACTTGTGTGCTCCTGTTTGACTGCTAGGCGCTTCACAAGACAGGAAGAGATGGACAGATTGGCAGTATACTTCATGGAAAAGTCAGCAGGCAGGATGAAGTGGTGTCAACCTGGGGGGAACAATGGCAAATGAGAGCAAACTGAAAGAGAGCACAACACAACACTTtcagaaaaagttgaaaaattcTACCcatattcagaaaagaaaaagctcgGTCACCACCCACATCATAAAACATTCCAACTCTGAATGGACAGCtgataaattttaatgaaaaataatacatattttaggaaaaaataatatttctatgGTCTTAGAATAAGAAGATATCCTTAACAGCACAAAACCTATTAACATATAGGTGAAATGACTTTAGCTTGTATTCATAGCCAGTTCtcgtacatgtacacacacacacacacacacacacacacacacacacacacacaaacagagcTACAAGTGGTGACCAGTACAAAGTGTTCTTACAACCACACAACAAAATAAACAGCGAGCAGACCACTACAGCACAAACTTCAAAAACAGATTATTCAGTGCACAACACATGTGTAAACAATACTGAATGTCTATAGTAATGGGAAGAATTAAACTATATCACTACCTGTATATTGTCAAGCACCACTgagaaatctgaaattaaaatgacAGTGATACCAAGTTTTGGCAAAGATTTGGGTCAATCAAGAATCTCTTACGTTGCTGGTGAGTGTTAAAATTGGTACAAATCTTTTAGAAAACTGTTCTATCTCCGCAGCAGTTCAGATGTAATTCTATgttccaacaattccacttctaagaaTATACTCTGGAGAAATttcgtacacacacacacacatatatctcaccAAAAGACTAGTACAGAATTCACATGCCAACACGACTCATTACTCATAATGGCCCCAAACTAAAAACTACCCAGCTGCCCATTAACAGtagagtaaataaattaattcctATTCACACAGTGGCATCCTAGACATCAATGCTAATGAATGCTAGCAGTATTTTGCAACAATACAGATAAATTCACAAAATCACATGGGATGGAAAAAAGGCAAGTATGAAAGAGTTCATGCTGGGTGAACTTATTTATGTAAAGTTCAAAACAGGCAAAATGATCTAATCTCTTAAACGTGGGAATAGATGAAAATCTATATTCCAGCATTTCTACTCCTACAAACACACTGAGCAGAAACATACTCTGGAGGCAGTGACCTAGGGGGGCACCAGATGTTTTACCTGTGGGCTGAACATTCTTTTACTTGATAGAGGTGTTGCCTACAGATGTGGACATTTCAGAATTTCAAAATCTGTGCACTTATAACTTATGTATGtatctttaacattttataaatgcatattagaaaaaaagaaagaaagtggggAAAGGTGTCCTGTCAGTGTGTTTGGTCTGTTGATTGAGTCTGTATAGGATGAAAGTTAGGGGCTGTGGGTCCAGATCATGAGACCAAGAATAGAACATCAGGGAATAATAACATTGCTGCATACAGTGAGTCAGGAAACTCAATAAAGCAGTATCTTAAAATATTGCTCTTTGTGTTGATTTGTTGCACCATTTGGCAATCATATATGTAGGAAAATATGTTTATCAGCATATACATGGCTCAGCAGTGGAAAATGGAAACCCCAATATCCTTGGGAGCTTTTACTTTAAGTTCACCCTACCTGGAGTTTATGGGGCTATTATGATGGCTGGAGACACAGTGCAGGGAGTACCAGTGGATAAACCTGCCAACCCTGTGAGGATAGAAAATAAAtctgcatagaaaacaaacttacggttaccaggaggaaaggtggtgggaagggataaattagaagttcaagatttgcagatactaactaatgtaaataaaacaagcaagtttatactgtatagcacaggcaactatactcaatatcttgtagcaacttatggttagaaagaatatgaaaacgaatatatgtatgttcctacgtgactgaagcattgtgctgtacactaggaattgacacaaaattgtaaacagactatacttcaataacaatatatttaaaaaaggaaaacaaatttgcaAGAAGTGCTTCAACTAAAAGCTGCCATTGTCTTGGGAACACCTTCAAAGAGAATGACTAAGCAGGGACTACAGTCAAGTGCTTCAGTGTCAAATCTGTGGACTTCAGCCTGCATTCACCGTAGTAAAGGAAGGGAGAACGATAAAGAAGAGAAGACATGCCCAGGATCCCAACTATAGTTGGAGGTAAAGAGACCACTCTTACTGGAAGACATCTAGAGGTCATTCTGCCAGTTCCCAGCGGCTGATATTTGTCTACGGAACAGAGGATCCTGCACTGAAATGTGTGGCGTGGGCTACGTCTTCAACCAAGATACAATATACTCTCTGAGGAATATTGACCTCAGGTTTTGCTTTATGAAAAGGCTTCCTAAGCATAGTCAAATGAGTACTGATAAACATTTTTATACTGTCTGggtaaatattattaatataagtGTTCCAGGAATTATATAAAGTTCCTAAAATTTGAAGATGTCCTGGTATAATACTATCAGTCCTAATTCTGGTCATTATCTCAAAATGTTGTGTGTCACAGCAACTTCGTTAAGCTTCTTTGTCAACTGCTCTATAATCAGACCAGTTAACTGTgtctttttaagtcttttgtcattcaCAGTCATTGATTCACACCGATTTTGcaaaaatgcttcatcttcaagaagattcataaaAATCACTTTTGGCAAGCACATGTTTCTGATAGCTTTCAGATTGCaaaactaaactgggtaagaaattaaagaattctaATGGAAAAAAAGGCTACCTTGAGAAGAAGGTACAACCTTCACATAATGCTTGTAGTGTATGAATCATCGCTACACTGCCATGATATGGTACATTCTTTGTTCATAACTGCATGAGGTAGGCACTGgcattcttttcattgcaaaggTAAGGAGACcttacagagaggttaagtggtcTATCTAATTTCACACACAGATTAGAGGCTGAGTGGTGATTTGAACCTGGTAGGCTGATTGCCCTAAACCCTCTGTTACACTAACCAACCATGTCAGCTAGGTTTCAAATAGTCCAGACCTatactaaggtttttttttttcagtttttaaaaattgttatagtcactttacaatgttgtgtcaatttctggtgtacagcagtttttcagtcatacgtgaatatacttatattcattttcatattctttttcaccatgagctactacaggatcttgtatatatttccctgtgccataaagtataaacttgtttatccacTCTATATGTACCTGTCAGGATCTACCAATCCCGAACTCCCGGTCTGTCcctacccaccccctcccccctggcaaccacaagtttgtgttctgtctctgagtctgcttctgttttataagaaaatgagTTCTGAGCTTAGAATTGCTGTTGAATGTATTTAAATAAGAGATAAGAAAACAAGATACATGTGGTCCCGACAACTATTTTTTGAAACCCGTGATTATAAACAAACCGTTTCCTTAAATGCTGCTTCTCTAACTGCAAGAGAGAAAAGAGTCTCATCATAACTATGAGACCTTAGATATTTTCAGAAGGGACACAATTACTGATGCCAGTAAGTCAATCATTAGCAGTCAGATAAAAACACAAGAACATTTTAGTCCTCAAACACATTCCCGTACATGGTTTTGTAGCGGGTTAGAAAATTATGGCAGGTCTGTCCTCCTCTATGTTATAAGCACGAAGGCATTATAAGCACACCTCtaataatattcaaaatttaaTCTATGATTCCTGCAGATTGAATGCAAAAGTACAATCATTAAGCACCTAAAAAAATGATTCCTCAGTATTGCTGCGAGTACTCACTGTCAACTGTTCACAGTGAGGACTTCATTATGTTACACTGGAAGTTACCAGGTATAGGTGTAAGGTTTAAAATCCTCATCTCTGTTCAGAAGCTCAGCTCACATCTAAAGGATTACTCCACCCCCTTGTCTAGCTTTGCCACTTAATCTGTTCCTACCCTCTAGGATCCCTTTTCCAGGTGTGAATATTCAACTAGACTTCCTTCCAGGCTCTGTCTCTCAGACTGAAATAGAAAATACTCACCTAACTCCCCTTCCTGTTGACAAGATGGTGGGTTCAGTGTGAAAGTCACAACAGCCAGCACGTGTGCAGAGGGAGGCAGCCAGTCCTCAAGATACAGGTTTGTGATCGCGACCTCCTCTTCCCTTACAACTGCAATTATCATTTCACTTGTAGGGGCAATGACAGTGCGGGCTTGAGGACCTGAgactatttctgaaaaaaatttttcttagctGCTAATTACCAAAACCAATTAAAAGTTTCTTGTATCTCCAAAGGGATGCTGACACGTTTAAAGAGTTTCTtgtattggggggagggtatagctcagtagtagagtgcatgtttagcatgcatgaggtcctgggttcaatccccagtacctccattaaaaaaaaagagtttcttgTATTTAATAATCACTAATGGCAGACAGAGTTCACTAATGGAAGGAGCAGTGAACATTGATGTCTGACACACGAGGGACTGGCATGGATGCGTGTGGGTCTCAAAGGATCCGTGATAAACTGAGTTCTTCCACTAAAGATCAAGTTCATCATTCATCTCCAGACACCTAAGCTGCATCACTTTAACTATTCAGCAGATAAAAAGAATTCGGCAGTCTAAGATGAATTTCTAATGATATAAAAGTGTGATACATGTTAATTATTTATATTAGAAATCATTGGCCACCAAATAAACCTCAGTAAAAAAGATATCATTGGCCTCATTTGTATAactaaatacaaattaatttagaaatgatACAGAAATTTTCTGGGATATTGTCCTTTACAAATACTGACCCCCAAAGTGATATGAGGTCCAAATAGAGAAATATCCATAAAAAATGGGTGTTTATAAAAGTGTCCCTCACAAATTGAAGCACCAGGATCAGACGGTTAAACTGACAGTTTCTTCTATTCCTTTAACTACCAGATAAGCCAATGTTACTTTCTCAACGCAAAAGCACTGAATATTTACGAGAAGTCTTTACACTTACCTTTGCTAAATTTTACTAAGGATCATTTATTGGGTATGCAATTAATGAAGACACATAAAATTTAAGACACTCCTTTGGACTTCCCAGCGAACAAAGCCACAATCTGAAGAGGGTTTACTATTCGTTCCCCAGCTAAGAGTTTTTAGTCCAAGTGAGAAGTTAGTGAGAACTTAATTCACCAAGGTCACATCCACTTTTGACACCAACTACAATTTTGGGggttccccaaaccactcttttttttaaatcattacagGAATGCGCTGAGAGCTGATCTACTGACTACTGTGGTTTCTTGCAGGGAAGGGATCAGATCAATATCACGTAAGACCAGAGAAGCACAGGGCAGAGTCCAGGAAACGTGTGGAAAGTGGAGCTCACCATCCTCTTCTCTATCACTCTCCTGGAGCTGGTGCCTGACAGCTGATGGAGGACTGCCTCCAGTGAAGTTCCCCAAACCTGGGTGTCCAGAGCTTTTACTGGATTTCAATCACAGTCTGTGTGGCTGACCTTTAGTCTCCAGTTCCGGTCAAATTGGGCCATTACTTTAGTCACCAGTTCTTCCAGAGGCCAGCCTGCTACTACATGGCCCAAAGCTCCATGAAAAATTACACTGTTGGAGTGTCTGGTGGCCA
This Camelus bactrianus isolate YW-2024 breed Bactrian camel chromosome 9, ASM4877302v1, whole genome shotgun sequence DNA region includes the following protein-coding sequences:
- the LOC141578661 gene encoding vomeronasal type-1 receptor 4-like, yielding MLNDRIYSRDLTVAIISLSQTVVGVLGNFSLLYRYLFLYHTECRLRATDLILKHLTIANSLILLSRGVPHTMAAFGLKYFFNDFACRLVLYVQRVSRGVSIATTCFLSVFQAIMISPMDSCWKNLRVKAPQNVGFCIFLVWIQFTLVNLINPIYVLHMSSKWSMKNITKIRNWGHCFITDHGQITRLIHAGLVIVPEVSFSVVMTWASGSMVFILYRHNQWVQHIHRRSMPPRSSAESTATRRILALVSTFVAFYTLPSLFHLCVALFPSLSLWVMSISTLISVCFPTVSPCLFMSHDSTVPRLSFAWIRNSKSFKLVRNM